Within Paralichthys olivaceus isolate ysfri-2021 chromosome 14, ASM2471397v2, whole genome shotgun sequence, the genomic segment TTAAGAGAACTAACCCATAAAACCAATGTCATAAGTCTGTAATGCTCATATGTGGAAACCTGTAGAGTATAACAAATGAATTGTGCACATATTACAGCACACCACTCAAATGTGatttcacatcattttatttcaaagggACCATTTTACCATGCTCCAGTGTCTCCTGATGTGATTTTGTCTGATAGCTAAGAGGAAACCTGACCCTGCAGCATCTCCTCTGTGAGATGGTCACACAGATCTAGGAGGACAGATCCTGTGACAACACCGCACAAATAAGTCACACTGTTTCCAGAGCAGGGAACCCTAACCCCAACTCCATTGGGTTTTATCCATCAGCACGCAACACACTCACTGTGCATCTGCATCAGGCTGGTGTTGTTAGTCACAGTGGCCGCAGATCGGCATCTTTAACCCTGACTGTGACGTGCATGTGTTAtctttgtccaggctggggtgGTTTCACCCCACTCCACTACGCTGCCCTCCATGGTAACCGCGTCCTGGTCGACCTGTTCCTCAATAACGGAGCTGACCCCAACCTGACATGTGATGCTGGACAGACAGCCTTTCATTTCGCCTGCAGGTAAGAAGTAGGTCTGTTATGTTCCTGGATTCACAAGGTGATGATGTCGTTTTGATCTTTATTTGATCCTGTGTAATAACAGGTTGAACTATTGACACTTTTCAGGCAAGGTAACATCTATATCATACACCAAATGATGCAGTATGGAGCTGATTTACGCCTCATAGATGTACAGGGAAAGACGTCCCTGCATCACGCAGTCACTGGGGGCAGCATGTGAGTCTTGaggtgttttcttgttttttgccTTTGTGTGCAAACAGTCATATGCATACAAATATATCATGTATACACTAACTGTTATCTCTCCCAGTATTGCAGTGCACTATTTGTGGGAGACGGGAATGTTTCGGTTCTCAGACACCGACATGTACAAGGTGACGCCCCTGCACCTGGCTGCGTCCACAGGCAACACAGAGGTCGTCCGCTACTTGCTCAGAGACCACGTATGATGAAGTTTTATATGCATAGTGTGACTTTTCTCTACTTGTACCTGCTTTTAGCCACTTTTAGCTCATTGATTTGGTTCTAATTGTGAAGACTCTCCAATTGACCCATAATGTAACATTTTTAGCCTGAACCAGGACAtatgaaatttgtttttagatGATTGAATGCTCTTCCCTTTAAAGAATAAACAAATTAACTCAATGAGCCTCTTATAGGTTTATTATGACACAGATCTGTCAACAGAGAAGATTCTTGGTACAGCTCAGatgcaaacagcaaaacaaaacgtACCAAGGAGCATTTCAGTGATTTACCATATGAGAACAGAGCAGATAACAAGTCTGGGTTCCTTTAAGTCATTTTTAAGTTTCTCAATGTTCATAAACTTCTCAAGAGGGGAGCCTCTCTCCCAAGACCAATCTTATCTGAGCACGAGTGACAGGATGGTAACTCCCAACACATGACGTAAAACATTGTAAACTAGAGGGGACTGAGCAATCTCAAGTCAACCCCCACATGAAGCACAACATATGTAAAGCACAGTAAAGCATATTATCCGTCCTACACAATGTTAAAAGATGTCTTTACTCTCAAATTCCCTGACAAGATTAAGGTTTCTTTAGTATGTGGCTGTCACCTGTGTGTTGAGTGTTTATCTTGGTAAGCAGAAGGGATATGGACTCAGAGATCATTTTATCTCCTGTTCTTGGAAATGGGACAAAGATCAGTTAAGGTGTTAAACTTTCTTTTAAAGCAGCACATGGTGCAGATGTGACAGATCTTTCAGCAGTCATGCAATTCAACCCTGTGTTTTTTGTCCCAGAGATGTGCTGTGGATGCAGCTGACCAGCAGGGAGCGACAGCGCTTCACGTTGCAGCAGAGAGGGGTGGAGCGGAGGTGTGCtggatgctgctgcagagaacagGCTGCAGGATGCTCCATCTGAAGAATCACAGCGGCCTCACACCACTGGATCTCTGCAAACAGGGGAAAACGTTCAGGTGAATCTGCTTTCTGTAGAAatatctgtttaaaaaaaaaacattgacttgCAGACCGCTGCATAGGAGTGTAACACTGAGTACCTTGAAACTATAcagtatgttttcatttccagaTGACCGGTTTCTCTAGGGATCTTGATGCTGATTAATACAAGGCtacactgtttctttttctccagaCATCAGCAACTCACCAAAGTACTGCGTCAACACTTTAATGAGCCAATACACCACAAGCCCAGAGAGTCTCTTGGTAAATATTACTctgtttcaacaaaaacaaggagAATGATAACAACAATGGAGATGATAACAGTGGCACTGACAcattaaaagtgtgtgttgagTATACCTGCTGGAACATTTGTGTCATGTGTCTTTTCTCAACAGTTTTATATTACTGGACACTGTTATTTCCATCTCTGAGTGGAGCTGCCATCCTGCTGATAGCAGCCATGTTGGGAGGCTATGGGGGTCTAATCTGCAGTTTGCTCTTCCCCTGGCTGGCCAGAAGTATCTTCACACAATTTCACCGCATGACCACTTACCAAAGGTTTTGACAGAAATTctcaaatgtattattattaacaaatcAGTACTTCAGTGTTTGTGGGAATGCTTTGTTAAGAGAACATCTCTCCTCATTCCAGGTTACCCAACCCGATCTACCTAGGAACCCTCATCGCTGGCTTGTCCCAttctctgctctgcttcttTGGAAAAATAACGCCCAATATCCAATTTTACTATTCtgcatattttatatgtaattCTACTTTCAACTTAAGGATCTCAGTGTTGGTTGATCTCTTGGTCAAGTCTCACATCCAAacaagatgtgtgtgtatatgtacaagCTTTTCAAAACAGGCCTGTGCTGTCCTATTTGCCATGTGCATCATAATCTATGATTTATGTCTAAAATGACAAAGCTTCTTCCTTAACCTGTTGAATGTGTGTGGCCAAACAGTGCTCTTGTCCAGATGTCGATTATGCACTTCTCCCTGGTCCTCGGTTTGTTCTGTAAGGTTCTGACCCAGGACCCTGGAACACTGGACAGAGCTGATGCAGACCCTCGATTCTCCTGTATAGCTGACCTGGTGGAGAACAACCAGAGCCCTCACAGGTTCTGTCCGTACTGTGAGGTAAGACACTCCAACTGGTCATTGTCCAGAGAGCACTGATATTTTGCATTACACCCATATCTAAATATGTATCTGATAATCTAGCCATCCTGTTATCAGTATTTCTGTCTAGATCTAAAAATGATGTGTCCAGGCTTTCTGGCCAACCCACAATCGTTCCCTTAATAAATGGCTGCTGTaatgtatgtttaaaaaaacaattatcaaataTTGATGGTGATTAAGACAAGTTGATTTACCTATCGGGAAATTAAAGGGCAGTGATCAGAGACAGGAAAGGTACGGAATGAAATACAAAACCCTAGTTTGCTTTTTTTATGGTGTACATATGAGATACAAATGTATATGCACATACAAAAGGGAAGAATGGATGGAGAGCTGCAAAAAAACCTCAGAGGACCTTGATCAGGGGATTCTCCAATGGAACTGCTGagatcattcaaataaaaaacaaaacagatctACACACTGGCAGATGTACAGTATGCCAGTACaagaaatatgtaaatatgatgAGGATGACTGGATTGAAAGATAACCCACAAGGAAAACATTGCAATGAGCAGAACAAACATTTAACTACTCTAAATTTAAAATATGAGAATGGCAAAGCATTCCATAATGCTGGTTCTCTGTAAATCAAAgcactgtaactgtaactgtaattGAGATGTTTGACAGATTGATGGTCTGAGTTTACAGTTTATAAATAAGTGGAGTAATCATGAAATTGGTGATTATAGTATTATAGAATTCAGGATTTGGGTCAACAGTAAAGTTAAAGATGCACATTTTCTAACTCTGGgaataaatattacaaaaagttGGATTTGTTCTCACAACTTTGTTTCTgtccttgtttgttttcctcgtaGCTGTTTCAGCCTGACCACACTAAACACTGCAAGCTGTGTGAGGTGTGCATCAAAGACTACGACCATCACTGCCTTTTCCTCAACCGGTGCATTGGCAGAGGCAACCaccgcctcttcctcctcttcatcctgtctATGGTGATTGCCCACTTCCTTTTCATCGCCTCGGCGATAAGTTACCTGTACGACAAGGTGCCCGCAGGCTCCCACAGTCTGTCACTGTGGCTCACATTGTTAGGGGAGGAGTTCTGGGTGGTGGTCATGATCGTTTTGAATGCAATAACGCTTTTGTGGGAAGCGTGGCTGCTGACGGAGCAGTTTGATGCCATCGCCACAGGAACGACCACCTACTTTCGACAGTGCGAGACCTCGACTAGGCAGAGGTCATTCGTGCAGCACTGTGTTATAGTGCTGTCGTTTCTGCTTGAGGGTCGGAGGCGGGTGGGCAGTGGACATATGAGAGAGGACAAAACTGCCATAGATATTTAAAACTGTGGTTTTGCTCATCTGCAGCTGTTTCCTCATCCCAAACTAATAAATATACATTGTCAGAGTAGAGTCTTTGGTGTGCTCTCGACTTTGTGGTAACATCAGTAACTCTCTAATGCCATTTAACACATTGTACTTGAATGTAAAATTTAGTCATATTGTAATATTCTATTTTAATATACcttatgcctgtgtgtgtgtagagtggTTAGCAGGATCACTACCACTAATAGTTTTGTCAAATAGTTTTTAGAGACCTCACTGGTTTGTTATTTAACTTGTTGCTTAACGTTGTTCTGTGTGAAGTACTGGATATTTCTCAAAAACTGTGTTCTAGCAGGAAACGCCTCTGATAACATGAATGCTCACATTCACTACTGTGATTTTCTATTCCATGTCACTCATTTTTTAATAGTGTTGTGATTGTTGCTttcaataaaaactgtaaaGCATAAGACACACAATTTGCCTGCCCACATACACGATCATTACTGACCTGACTCattactgctcccttcatctctgtcagacttttTCTTTGGGATAGATACTTTAAGCATTGATACGCCTCTACATTTATTgtagacactgtcttttctcactCTTGTTGAGAGTTTAAGGCAAAGGATGTCACActttgttaagccctatgagacaaattgggatttgtgaatatgggctatgcaaatataatttgattcatttagatttatatagcacagatttggacaaaaaaaacgaTCTTAttgtaaatttttttaaaattgacCAAAATTAGAAAACATGACAACTTATGGGAGTCAGCTAATTAACAATAACTTGTAGATATTTGAATATACTTTTGAATGTACTCAAACACATGAGTGAGTTCTGCGCTCAGCCGGTAATAATGTTTAACAGAAAGTGCACTGCAAGACTTTGTTCTTAACATAATGTCATTGTACCTCGCTGACCTGCTCCCAGTCATTTGTACCATGACACTTCCTCTGCTCGCACTAATGGGACATGCTCCTTTCATGCCttcaattacacacactcatttcctaTGTGTCCCTCAGGACCATATTTCTAGATTATAGATGATGTTCCCCCACACACCCCCTCAGAGGCTGGCGTGTCTGGACTGTGTGAGTGGGCCAAGTCATGTGATATAATTTAATGTCCACTGTACTGCGTGTTATGCATATGGAGTGGTTGAGTTGAGTGCATGTAAGCCTGTGAGTGCTTCTTCCACTGCATCTCTCTGTTACCCGGATCAGTGTTACTGTGTTTAACTGGAAGCCACTTGTCGATTTCCTTGATGTAATTTATCTGTGGTGACACAGCTTCTTCTGGTTTGCAAGATGATACCTCAGTTGTTCCATGATGTCTTTTTATGCTATAGGAAAAATATGTGCAATCAAACAAATTCACTGAAATCTGCCTTttattagaataaataaatattctcttttgtctcatagggcagctgcagagaaacatctgAAAGGCTTTTTCCAGATTCAAAGCTTATGACCTTCCCTCTCCATTTACATAAGCAAATCACTAACATCTCCTGCATTTTAGCAGAGGAATTGTACAgtaataacatttaaaagagaAATGCATTATGTTGTTTAAAACAGCATCAGCAGTTTTCACTTCTCCATCATGGCAGTTCACTTCCTGAGCAACAGACTGACCGAATATTCAGATGAGGGGGATGGCAGGAGAGCATCGTGTACAGCtgtgtttcatttctctgttaAGCTGCACCGATCACAACAGCTGCTGGGGACTATATGTGATGCTTATTGGTGCAGCACATAAAGAGAGTCTGGCTTGAGGCTCAGAGTCGTCTGGTCTGCCCGTCTGAGATTACACAGCAAGTAATGCTCGCATGACTGTCTTGATTTCCTGCCTCTTCTATCAGAATCTGGTCACATCAGCATTCCTCAGGCACACGTCACTGGTGCGTTGATGGCAAGTATAGTGGTCCCTTCTCTTTGGGTGTGTGAATGTCATTGTGTTGGTTTCTTAGAGGACTGAGATTCCAGTACTGGCATTGTTTAAACCCAGAGTGTCCCTGTGGTGGTAGAAAGGGACCCTGTGGAGAAGTAGCCCCTGTGCAGTGTGGAGTTGTGCTCACCATGATACCATCCAGGTCTCCTTTGACCAGTGACGAACCTAAGGAACTGGCAGGTAATTCTATGTTTTTAGTTAGTTTTCCACACTTAATTATGTATTTTGTTGCTTGTACAGTTTATCTGAGGTCTCATGTGAAGTTGCAAAGCACTGATTTTAAGATAAttgcctcttctttttttttaattgaggcTCTACACTATTTCTTCATCACATCTCTGTGTGAGATCTTCCATGTCAATCAATGTCTGAGCTGTTTTATGAGAATCTAAGGAATCAAATAGCAAAAGTTGTGTTGCCGATGCACTGCTGCTCCCTTACAAAGCCCCTAAAGGCAGTGTGAAGCATTAACCATCTGTCTTTGATAGATTATGTGTGAGCTGAGTAGATTATTTCTTACATATGAGAAGCCTCAGACAGCTCGTCCCTCTAGCAGCATCTCCGCACTGCATTTGAGATCATGCAGCCTCTTAAACTGCAGCATTTATCTGCTTTATTACATCGCTACCAGACAGAATATCAACGAGAACATCACACCCTTGTGTGGTCAGACTATAAATCTTAACCTAATTGAGTCCTGATCAAGTCAGTCACCAGCCCTGCCACGTAAATCCTGCAATTAGGTGCAGACAATGCAATGACATGTCCTTGCGCTACATCGTGTATATCACAGTGACAAAGGTTTTATCAAATCTATTGATCTGAGGTTGCACCTCAGGTACAATCCACAATCAAATATCTCCAGAGGCAAACAGCTGGAGGGGTCGTAAAGACTATGGGGCAATGGAGGGGCCAATGCAAACGAATGAATGACAAGACAGAGGGCACACAGGCAGATGTATTTATAGACGATGAGAAATAGACACTAAAAGTGTGCAgcggaagacagagagagagacagcagaggagagagagaggaagagggagagaaagagggagagaaagaggatgggCAGGGCTCTAGGTACAGTATGTGAGAACAACAGCACGCCGGACcagtcagacagagaggaggagtgagacgagaggaaggagaggaaggagaggaggcagaggagagtgAGTGGTTAAGTGCTTGTAAGTGtggaagtgtgagtgtgtgtgtgcaatatcAGATGGAGTCCAAGTGCAAGACAGTGAGCCAGGGGAGAGAAATGCTCAGAGGGGATGAGGAGTAACAGGGCGAGGCAGCAGCGTGAggggcagagtgtgtgtggctgaggagaaagagtgtgcgtgtgtgtgtgtgtgtgaacagagggATGCAGTCATGTCTCTGTGAGAGGGAGCAGCACAGCAACGGTAACCATGCTGAGCCCCAAGATAAAACAGGCACGCCGGGGTAAGcgcactccctcctcctctctccccatccctcctctccgctccatctcttttctctctttctttgctcccctctcactgtctctgcaGAGCTGTACCTGATGTCTTTGTACTATAACAGTTACATTAGTATTGTTGTCTGTGCTTTCATTGATGATGACGTCAAAAGGTGTAACAATGCCAGACTTGTGTACTCCACATCACGTGATTCTGCATCCCAGTGACTACAGCCATCAACCatcagagggttttttttacatgatctGAAGCTCTGAGGCTTCATCTTCTGTGCTCATTGAGAGTTATCCGGCACTACTACAGGGTGATGTAATCCCTCACGTCTTGATTATACCATCCTCAATCCTACAAGATTTGATCCTATTGGAGATACAGTGGGTTGTAGTAAAAATGGCAGCAGAAGGGATAATACCCTGACATGTTCACACCTGACCACCAGACATCCTCTCTGTTTGCAGATGCAGATGATTGAATTGTAGTTTCGAGCAGGTGACAGGGTGGCGGGTAATGTATGTCTCTCTACTACTGCAGATCACAGCAGCCGACTGTCAATCCTAGTTCCTCAAATGTGGGTAAAACCCCAAGAAGTCAGGACGCCACACATGCCTCTCACATGactgtgttaaaatgaatatGGAAGCTGTAAAATGCCACTACAACTcctgagatgatgatgatgcagagtATAGATACCTGCTGTGTTCTCCAGAGCAGGTGGTTGCTACAGACAGGGCTTCAGGTGGCTGCTGGGAGAGTTGTGACAGTCctatattatctcaaggaaaTTGGTTTTTACAGATGATTGCTGTTTCAGAAGCATTGTCACCCTAACAGGAAATAGAAGTCTGTGAGGGTTTCTGAATCTCACATTTTTACATAAAAAGGGTCACAAAAGAGTACAATATA encodes:
- the LOC109634033 gene encoding uncharacterized protein, which translates into the protein MHPIPVSCFSDADVFDCIQRGDVDQCVLFVQNDRSVLRQKGWGGFTPLHYAALHGNRVLVDLFLNNGADPNLTCDAGQTAFHFACRQGNIYIIHQMMQYGADLRLIDVQGKTSLHHAVTGGSIIAVHYLWETGMFRFSDTDMYKVTPLHLAASTGNTEVVRYLLRDHRCAVDAADQQGATALHVAAERGGAEVCWMLLQRTGCRMLHLKNHSGLTPLDLCKQGKTFRHQQLTKVLRQHFNEPIHHKPRESLVLYYWTLLFPSLSGAAILLIAAMLGGYGGLICSLLFPWLARSIFTQFHRMTTYQRLPNPIYLGTLIAGLSHSLLCFFGKITPSVWPNSALVQMSIMHFSLVLGLFCKVLTQDPGTLDRADADPRFSCIADLVENNQSPHRFCPYCELFQPDHTKHCKLCEVCIKDYDHHCLFLNRCIGRGNHRLFLLFILSMVIAHFLFIASAISYLYDKVPAGSHSLSLWLTLLGEEFWVVVMIVLNAITLLWEAWLLTEQFDAIATGTTTYFRQCETSTRQRSFVQHCVIVLSFLLEGRRRVGSGHMREDKTAIDI